ATGCGCGGGGATATGGGACACTTATTTCACATGTTGCAGCGGCGGGGTTTGAGCCCGCAGGCAACGGTCTACGCGTTTTGGAGCCTGGCGGCGATTTTGCAGGTTTTCGTGTTTACACTTTTTCTGTTTGACCGGCGTATTGTATTCTCTATATTGGTGCTATTCATGCTCATCGTTGCTGGCTGGTTTCTGCTTCTGTCCAGGAAGGAGGAGCGGTAAATAGTGGCTGCGGGCGGGTTTTATTTGGAATTTGAGAAGCCGATAGTCGAGCTGGAAAAAAAGATCCGGGAGATGAAGGAATTCTCCTCCGACGGCGGTCTGGAGTTGAGCTCCGAGATCGTCGCCTTGGAACGGAAACTGGAGAAGCTTCAGACCGAGATCTTCTCCAAGCTGACCCGCTGGCAACGGGTGCAATTGGCGCGCCATCCCAAGCGCCCGTACTCCCTGGATTACATCCAGCTGATCTTTACTGATTGGGTCGAACTCCACGGCGATCGCGGCTATGCCGACGACAAAGCCGTGGTCTGCGGCTTCGCCAAACTCGATAACGAGAAAGTCCTGATCGTCGGCCAGCAAAAGGGCCGCGACACCAAGCAGAAGCTCGAACGCAACTTCGGGATGATGCATCCCGAGGGCTACCGCAAGGCCTTGCGCCTGATGAAGACCGCCGCCCGCTTCGGACGCCCGATCATCATCTTCATCGACACCCCCGGCGCCTTCCCCGGCGTCGAAGCCGAGGAGCGCGGCCAGGCCGAAGCCATTGCCCGCAATATCCTCGAAATGTTCCGCCTCGAAG
The sequence above is drawn from the Candidatus Zixiibacteriota bacterium genome and encodes:
- a CDS encoding acetyl-CoA carboxylase carboxyltransferase subunit alpha produces the protein MAAGGFYLEFEKPIVELEKKIREMKEFSSDGGLELSSEIVALERKLEKLQTEIFSKLTRWQRVQLARHPKRPYSLDYIQLIFTDWVELHGDRGYADDKAVVCGFAKLDNEKVLIVGQQKGRDTKQKLERNFGMMHPEGYRKALRLMKTAARFGRPIIIFIDTPGAFPGVEAEERGQAEAIARNILEMFRLEVPIIIAIIGEGASGGALGIGIGDRILMLENSWYSVISPEGCAAILWRDQTKAPDAAEALRLTAADLMQIKVIDKILPEPTGGAHRNHQLAAQIVKAELLSCLAELKSLSTQELLARRLEKFRVIGIYDEV